The Methylomusa anaerophila genome has a segment encoding these proteins:
- a CDS encoding transcription termination/antitermination NusG family protein gives MPHLIQKWIFVGGTILGDWYVLRTISSKEETAAAFYRKIFPDYDIIYPKRRICWRKCGNLINIIRPLFEGYLFVSTDNNKIHDFDNLLHKLRFNVGWLVYTAGALMPIFDEEKKMIQMLMGTEGIVEVSEIEKVQNRFSVVTGPLMGFEAMIKKFSAKNRRITVEIPILTENKRIELGGIWKNANNINRHIKPHLDSSLSNNE, from the coding sequence ATGCCTCATTTAATTCAAAAATGGATATTTGTGGGGGGGACTATTTTGGGAGATTGGTATGTATTGCGAACTATTTCCAGCAAGGAAGAAACAGCAGCCGCATTTTACCGGAAAATATTTCCGGATTACGATATTATTTACCCGAAGAGAAGAATTTGCTGGCGAAAATGCGGAAACTTGATAAATATAATCCGACCATTGTTTGAAGGTTATTTGTTTGTTTCAACTGATAATAATAAAATCCATGATTTTGATAACCTTTTACACAAACTTAGATTTAATGTTGGCTGGCTAGTTTATACTGCCGGGGCACTAATGCCTATATTTGACGAAGAGAAAAAAATGATTCAAATGCTGATGGGGACTGAAGGAATAGTAGAAGTTAGTGAAATAGAAAAGGTTCAAAACCGATTTAGTGTAGTGACGGGGCCTTTAATGGGATTTGAAGCAATGATAAAGAAGTTTTCCGCTAAAAACCGCCGTATTACTGTGGAAATTCCGATCTTAACTGAAAACAAGCGGATAGAGCTTGGTGGCATATGGAAAAACGCAAATAATATTAATAGGCATATAAAGCCGCATCTGGATAGTAGCTTAAGCAATAATGAATGA
- a CDS encoding MBL fold metallo-hydrolase encodes MPPSKQYLIVDDNTHFAAIVDPTWELETIEIFLKKLDVHLEMILLTHSHFDHVNLVQPLVKKYKSQVLKNRTFCNISDAKKSE; translated from the coding sequence TTGCCTCCTTCTAAACAATATCTTATTGTTGATGATAATACCCATTTTGCTGCCATTGTTGATCCAACTTGGGAATTAGAAACTATTGAGATTTTTCTTAAAAAATTAGATGTACACTTAGAAATGATATTATTAACACACTCCCATTTTGATCATGTAAATCTTGTTCAGCCACTTGTCAAAAAATATAAATCACAAGTATTAAAAAATCGAACATTTTGTAACATTTCGGATGCGAAAAAATCAGAATAA
- a CDS encoding MFS transporter: protein MNQIKKKPSEKIELNQFLILLMSIASAICAANLYYAQPLLSNLSTYFHVSSTVIGISATIIQIGFAIGLIFIVPLGDIVNQRSLIIVMLICSMAALLELSFATNIIWFTIGSLFVGITSIAQMMLVTLAAHLANPASRGRVIGTVMTGLLIGMQLSRTFSGIIGTYYGWQVVYQIASVMIGILIIIFYFYLPQSAPNTAMSYGKLIASLSSILRNQPILRSSSLIGAMMFASFSAFWTTLSFLLKSPVYNLGAQTAGMLGLIGAVGALAASIAGRVVDKKGYYFTLTIGISLSMAGFMYFWILGYQMWGLIFGIILLSVGVQTAQISNQAKINTLDAALRSRNNGVYMAFYFIGGAIGSFLGSYFWGLSGWTGVCILGVTFQIIAAVTHFFGNKHTTMVPN from the coding sequence ATGAACCAAATAAAAAAGAAACCTTCTGAAAAAATAGAACTAAATCAATTCTTGATTCTTTTGATGTCAATCGCCAGCGCAATTTGTGCAGCAAATTTATATTACGCTCAACCTTTGCTATCCAATCTTTCGACCTATTTTCATGTCTCGTCGACCGTTATCGGAATCTCGGCAACGATTATTCAGATTGGTTTCGCCATTGGATTGATTTTTATTGTCCCGTTGGGCGACATAGTAAACCAGCGTTCATTAATTATCGTTATGCTCATCTGCTCGATGGCAGCATTGCTGGAACTTTCGTTTGCCACAAATATTATATGGTTCACAATTGGTTCTTTATTTGTTGGAATCACGTCTATTGCCCAAATGATGCTTGTAACATTAGCAGCGCATTTGGCAAATCCCGCTTCCAGAGGTCGCGTAATTGGTACTGTAATGACCGGATTGTTAATTGGAATGCAGCTGTCACGTACTTTTAGTGGAATTATCGGAACATATTATGGCTGGCAAGTGGTATATCAGATTGCTTCTGTAATGATAGGAATACTAATTATTATTTTCTATTTTTACCTACCCCAGTCCGCTCCTAACACAGCTATGAGTTATGGTAAATTGATTGCATCTTTGAGTAGTATACTGCGAAATCAACCTATATTAAGAAGTTCTTCTTTGATAGGCGCGATGATGTTTGCATCTTTCAGCGCTTTCTGGACGACGCTTTCCTTTCTGTTGAAATCTCCTGTGTATAATTTAGGAGCGCAAACGGCCGGAATGCTTGGGCTTATTGGTGCAGTTGGTGCTCTAGCTGCCTCTATAGCAGGAAGGGTTGTAGACAAAAAGGGGTATTATTTCACGTTAACAATAGGGATCAGTCTTTCCATGGCAGGTTTCATGTATTTCTGGATTTTAGGATATCAGATGTGGGGACTTATTTTCGGAATTATTCTGCTAAGTGTAGGTGTCCAAACCGCCCAAATATCCAATCAGGCAAAAATTAATACACTGGATGCCGCTTTGCGCAGTCGAAATAATGGTGTTTATATGGCTTTTTATTTTATCGGTGGTGCGATAGGTTCGTTTTTGGGATCATATTTTTGGGGACTGTCCGGGTGGACGGGAGTTTGTATTCTTGGAGTTACTTTTCAAATTATCGCGGCAGTAACGCACTTTTTCGGAAACAAACATACTACTATGGTCCCAAATTAA
- a CDS encoding hydroxymethylglutaryl-CoA synthase family protein, whose translation MMPVGIEAMNVFSGTAYLDVKKLAIHRQLDTTRFENLLMKEKTVALPYEDPVTYGVNAAKPLIDSLSEAEKDRIELLITCTESSIDFGKSLSTYIHQYLGLNRNCRLFEIKQACYSGTAGFQMAVNFILSQVSPGAKALVVATDISRFIIVEGGDALTADWSFAEPSGGAGAVAILVSENPYVFQVDAGANGYYGYEVMDTCRPVPDSEAGDADLSLLSYLDCCEQAFLEYEKRVKDVDYANTFQYLAFHIPFGGMVKGAHRTMMRKMAKAKTTEIEKDFQERVTPGMTYCQRVGNIMGGTVFLSLTSTIDQGVFDIPKRIGCFSYGSGCCSEFYSGVVTAQGRSRQHSFGIEKQLNERYQLSLNEYEDLLRGNGAIKFGTRNFKSNFDLLPGALASCQGKERLFLEEIRDFHREYRWIR comes from the coding sequence ATGATGCCTGTTGGAATAGAAGCAATGAATGTATTTAGCGGTACAGCATATCTCGATGTAAAAAAATTGGCTATACATCGTCAATTAGATACAACAAGGTTTGAAAATTTGTTAATGAAAGAAAAGACAGTAGCGCTGCCTTATGAAGATCCGGTTACCTATGGGGTTAATGCCGCTAAGCCGTTGATAGATTCTCTCTCGGAAGCAGAAAAAGATCGAATTGAATTATTGATAACTTGTACTGAATCCAGTATTGACTTTGGTAAATCCTTAAGTACATATATTCATCAATATTTAGGTCTTAACCGAAATTGCCGCTTATTTGAAATTAAACAAGCCTGCTACTCAGGAACTGCAGGATTTCAAATGGCGGTCAATTTTATATTGTCTCAGGTATCGCCTGGAGCCAAAGCATTGGTAGTTGCCACTGATATCTCCAGATTTATTATTGTTGAGGGCGGCGATGCATTGACAGCAGACTGGTCTTTTGCAGAGCCTAGCGGCGGTGCCGGTGCAGTGGCAATCCTAGTCAGTGAAAATCCCTATGTTTTTCAAGTAGATGCAGGGGCTAATGGGTATTATGGCTATGAGGTGATGGATACTTGTCGGCCAGTCCCGGACAGCGAAGCTGGAGATGCGGATTTGTCTCTTTTGTCTTACTTAGATTGTTGTGAACAGGCATTTTTGGAATATGAAAAACGGGTAAAGGACGTAGATTATGCAAATACATTTCAATATCTTGCCTTTCATATTCCTTTTGGCGGAATGGTAAAAGGAGCCCACCGCACAATGATGCGAAAGATGGCTAAAGCTAAAACGACTGAAATTGAGAAAGACTTCCAAGAACGGGTAACCCCGGGAATGACCTATTGTCAACGTGTCGGGAACATTATGGGCGGTACTGTATTTCTATCCCTAACAAGTACAATAGATCAAGGCGTCTTTGATATTCCCAAGCGGATTGGGTGTTTTTCTTACGGCTCAGGTTGTTGTTCTGAGTTTTATAGCGGCGTTGTCACTGCCCAGGGGCGGTCGCGTCAGCATAGCTTTGGAATTGAAAAACAATTAAATGAGCGTTATCAGTTATCCTTGAATGAATATGAGGACTTGTTACGCGGTAACGGCGCAATTAAATTCGGTACCCGCAATTTTAAGTCAAATTTTGACTTACTACCTGGTGCATTAGCTTCATGTCAGGGAAAAGAACGATTATTTTTAGAAGAAATCCGGGATTTTCACCGGGAATATAGGTGGATAAGATGA
- a CDS encoding AraC family transcriptional regulator, whose translation MPDFITLTPQKYTSTKQHELARLIKRFSGSDGDHETQISSLHLICDSNIAVPICHIQKPSLCIVAQGEKIVMLGSESYRYGVSDYLAVSVGVPITGRVTKASREFPYLAIRLDLDPNLIFDIMKETDLLPNKIKRSSRSLFLGKMPFNLLDAVVRLVQLLENPKDIPILAPLIIREILYRVLCDEQGDALKLIAMADSNFCRIAEVTEYIKKNYDKNLRIDDLAVIANMSSASLHRHFKDITAMSPLQYQKQIRLQEARRLLLSESFEAATVAYRVGYDSPSQFSREYLRMFGLPPISDIKQLRLALSHNT comes from the coding sequence ATGCCGGATTTTATAACGTTAACACCCCAAAAATATACAAGTACAAAACAACATGAACTAGCCAGACTTATTAAACGTTTTTCTGGTAGTGATGGAGACCATGAAACCCAAATTTCATCCCTTCATCTCATTTGTGATTCAAATATTGCAGTGCCTATATGTCATATTCAAAAACCGTCCTTATGTATAGTTGCTCAAGGAGAAAAGATAGTGATGCTCGGTTCGGAAAGTTACCGGTATGGCGTTTCTGACTATCTTGCTGTGTCTGTAGGTGTACCGATTACCGGAAGAGTGACCAAGGCCTCGCGTGAATTTCCCTATTTGGCAATCCGGCTGGATTTGGACCCAAATCTTATTTTTGACATTATGAAAGAAACTGATCTTCTGCCAAATAAAATAAAAAGATCCAGCCGCAGTTTGTTTTTGGGAAAAATGCCTTTTAATCTTCTTGATGCAGTAGTAAGGCTTGTTCAACTTCTGGAAAACCCAAAAGATATTCCTATACTTGCCCCATTAATAATCCGTGAGATTCTCTATAGAGTTCTCTGTGATGAACAGGGAGATGCTTTGAAATTAATTGCTATGGCAGACAGCAATTTCTGTCGCATTGCGGAAGTAACCGAATATATTAAAAAGAATTACGACAAGAATTTGCGTATTGACGATTTGGCTGTGATTGCAAATATGAGTTCTGCATCATTGCATCGTCATTTTAAGGACATAACTGCCATGAGTCCATTACAGTATCAAAAACAAATCAGGCTGCAGGAGGCAAGACGTTTATTATTGTCGGAATCATTTGAAGCCGCAACTGTCGCTTATCGAGTCGGTTATGACAGCCCTTCTCAGTTCAGCAGGGAATATTTACGAATGTTCGGATTACCTCCCATTAGTGATATTAAGCAACTTCGGCTAGCTTTATCGCATAACACTTAA
- a CDS encoding enoyl-CoA hydratase/isomerase, giving the protein MNYQTIQVRFQDSVCFLKIYRPDANNAINDQLIEECHQVLSLCEELITVIVLEGLPEVFCFGADFQEINSQMSSGQQRQASPEPVYDLLMKLATGPYVTISHVRGKANAGGVGFVAASDIVLADTSAQFSLSELLFGLFPACVLPFLIRRIGFQKANYLSLMTQPISVQQAYQWGLVDAYDMSSETLLRKHLLRLRRLSKTGILRYKRYVSQLYDSLLHSKPLALAASKEVFSDPDNLELICRYVETGQFPWER; this is encoded by the coding sequence ATGAATTATCAAACAATTCAGGTGCGTTTTCAGGATTCTGTTTGCTTTTTAAAAATTTATCGTCCTGATGCCAATAACGCAATAAACGACCAACTGATTGAGGAATGTCACCAGGTGCTATCATTATGTGAAGAATTAATTACTGTTATAGTACTGGAAGGCTTACCCGAGGTCTTTTGCTTTGGCGCTGATTTTCAAGAAATTAATTCGCAAATGTCAAGTGGGCAACAACGTCAAGCCAGCCCTGAACCGGTATATGATCTATTAATGAAGCTTGCAACCGGACCGTATGTTACAATTTCCCATGTGCGTGGAAAGGCTAATGCGGGAGGCGTAGGATTTGTTGCAGCCAGCGATATTGTTCTTGCTGATACTAGTGCACAGTTTAGTTTATCCGAATTGTTGTTTGGACTGTTTCCGGCCTGTGTTCTGCCATTTCTTATCAGACGGATTGGTTTTCAAAAAGCCAATTATCTGAGCCTGATGACTCAGCCGATTTCCGTTCAGCAGGCTTATCAATGGGGATTGGTTGATGCTTATGATATGTCGAGTGAAACTTTACTCCGTAAGCATTTGCTTCGGCTTCGGCGTTTATCCAAAACCGGAATTTTACGGTATAAACGCTATGTAAGCCAATTATATGATTCGTTGCTACACTCCAAACCGCTGGCTTTAGCAGCTAGCAAGGAGGTATTCTCAGACCCGGATAATCTTGAGCTGATTTGCCGGTATGTAGAAACAGGGCAATTTCCCTGGGAACGTTAA
- a CDS encoding Atu4866 domain-containing protein, which produces MEQNEKNKYIGMWVIGDGYIRQELLPNGIYIGGLK; this is translated from the coding sequence ATGGAACAAAACGAGAAAAACAAATACATAGGAATGTGGGTTATCGGCGATGGTTATATCCGTCAGGAACTTTTGCCTAACGGGATATATATTGGAGGATTAAAATGA
- the fabD gene encoding ACP S-malonyltransferase → MITYVFPGQGSQSKGMGGELFDEFKELTAKADSILGYSIKQLCLEDTNGNLGQTQFTQPALYVVNVLSYQKRVAETGKKPDYVAGHSLGEYNALYAAGAFDFETGLELVKKRGELMSRATGGGMAAVVGLAPEQIVDVLQQNNLQNVEMANFNSPTQIVISGLKTEIEKAKDIFEAVKGMAMFIPLKTSGAFHSRYMSAAKAEFANFLETYKFFNLTIPVISNVHARPYRSSSTKQNLIDQITSPVKWTESIRYLMGRGEMEFEEIGPGNVLSGLVRRIKREAEPLVIEDSGIDDCIMEQKVECKESFINNNQSLQVQEESSVQVADKGATPGALFFITPESLGSSQFKKDYNLKYAYLTGGMYRAVASKEMVVKIGKAGMMGFFGTGGLDLFQIKDGIKYIQTELDAGQAYGMSLVHNMADQEMEERTIDLFLETGVKHIEAAAFLNVTPALVKYRAQGIVRDRQGKPITSNKIIAKISRPEVAAAFLTPAPERIVAKLLAESKITQEQAGLLKEIPMADDICVEADSGGHTDGGVAYALMPAMIKLRDEMMVKYRYYKEVRVGAAGGIGTPEAAAAAFILGADFILTGSINQCTVEAGTSNIVKDLLQQMNIQDTEYVPAGDMFELGAKVQVLKKGLFFPARANKLYDLYRQYNSLDDIDEKTKKQLQEKYFRKSFEKIYEDAKAFYPAHEIERAERNPKHKMSLIFRWYFGYSSRLALSGSEESKVDYQIYCGPALGAFNQWVKGTELENWRKRHVDEIGKKLIIETAELINHRLKNIVG, encoded by the coding sequence ATGATTACTTATGTTTTTCCCGGACAAGGCTCCCAGAGTAAAGGAATGGGGGGAGAACTATTCGATGAGTTTAAAGAATTAACAGCAAAGGCAGACAGTATTTTAGGTTATTCAATCAAGCAGCTTTGTTTGGAAGATACAAATGGAAATTTAGGTCAAACCCAATTTACCCAACCTGCTTTATATGTTGTTAATGTATTAAGTTATCAGAAAAGGGTTGCTGAAACAGGTAAAAAGCCTGATTACGTTGCAGGTCACAGTTTAGGCGAATATAACGCGCTTTATGCGGCAGGTGCATTTGACTTTGAAACAGGATTAGAACTGGTTAAAAAAAGAGGGGAATTAATGAGTCGTGCTACAGGCGGTGGAATGGCTGCAGTTGTTGGTTTAGCTCCGGAACAAATTGTTGATGTGTTGCAACAGAATAATTTGCAGAATGTAGAAATGGCTAATTTTAACTCGCCTACGCAAATAGTAATCTCAGGTTTGAAAACTGAAATTGAAAAAGCAAAAGATATCTTTGAAGCAGTTAAAGGTATGGCAATGTTTATCCCGTTAAAAACGAGTGGTGCTTTTCACTCCAGATACATGTCAGCCGCTAAAGCAGAATTTGCAAATTTTTTGGAGACGTATAAGTTTTTTAATTTAACCATTCCTGTGATTTCAAATGTTCACGCCAGACCGTACCGGTCTTCCTCAACAAAGCAAAATTTGATTGATCAAATAACAAGCCCTGTTAAATGGACGGAAAGTATCAGATATCTGATGGGGCGTGGAGAAATGGAATTTGAGGAAATTGGGCCCGGCAATGTGTTAAGTGGGTTGGTACGGCGTATTAAAAGGGAAGCAGAGCCGTTAGTAATAGAAGACAGTGGTATTGACGATTGTATTATGGAACAAAAAGTTGAGTGTAAAGAAAGCTTTATAAATAATAATCAGAGTTTGCAAGTACAGGAAGAAAGCAGTGTGCAAGTAGCTGATAAAGGAGCAACCCCAGGGGCTCTTTTTTTTATTACACCTGAATCATTAGGAAGTTCCCAGTTTAAAAAGGATTATAATCTCAAGTATGCATATTTAACCGGGGGAATGTATCGGGCTGTTGCTTCTAAAGAAATGGTTGTAAAGATAGGAAAAGCAGGTATGATGGGTTTCTTCGGTACAGGCGGCCTGGATTTATTTCAAATTAAAGATGGAATCAAATATATTCAAACTGAACTTGATGCCGGGCAGGCTTATGGAATGAGTTTAGTACATAATATGGCTGACCAGGAAATGGAAGAAAGAACGATAGATCTTTTTCTAGAAACCGGAGTTAAGCATATTGAAGCAGCAGCTTTTTTAAATGTTACACCTGCTTTGGTGAAGTATCGTGCCCAAGGAATAGTTAGGGATAGACAGGGGAAGCCCATTACTTCTAATAAAATAATTGCAAAGATTTCCAGGCCGGAAGTAGCAGCAGCATTTTTAACTCCAGCTCCGGAAAGAATCGTTGCAAAACTGTTGGCGGAAAGTAAGATTACACAGGAACAAGCCGGTTTATTAAAAGAAATTCCCATGGCCGATGATATTTGTGTTGAGGCTGATTCCGGTGGGCATACAGACGGTGGAGTAGCTTATGCATTGATGCCGGCCATGATAAAATTACGAGATGAAATGATGGTAAAGTATCGCTATTATAAAGAAGTTCGTGTAGGGGCAGCTGGTGGAATCGGCACTCCGGAAGCAGCAGCAGCAGCCTTTATATTAGGCGCTGATTTTATATTAACAGGATCAATTAATCAATGTACCGTGGAAGCTGGCACAAGTAATATCGTAAAAGATTTGTTACAGCAAATGAATATTCAGGATACCGAATATGTGCCGGCAGGAGATATGTTTGAACTTGGTGCTAAAGTTCAAGTATTAAAAAAAGGGTTGTTTTTTCCGGCTCGTGCCAACAAGTTATATGATTTATACAGGCAATATAATTCACTTGACGATATTGATGAAAAGACAAAAAAACAACTTCAAGAAAAGTATTTTAGAAAAAGTTTTGAAAAAATTTATGAGGATGCAAAAGCTTTTTATCCGGCGCATGAAATTGAGCGAGCAGAACGTAATCCTAAGCACAAGATGTCCTTAATTTTCCGATGGTATTTTGGCTATAGCAGTCGTCTAGCCTTAAGTGGTAGTGAAGAATCTAAAGTGGATTATCAAATTTATTGTGGTCCGGCATTAGGCGCATTTAACCAATGGGTTAAAGGAACAGAGCTAGAAAACTGGCGAAAGCGGCATGTAGATGAAATTGGCAAAAAGCTTATTATTGAGACTGCTGAATTAATTAATCACCGACTAAAAAATATAGTGGGCTAA